GCCATGTACGAAGGTGACATGTCCCGCAAGCGCAACCTGGTGGACTTCGGTTTTCGGTTGCCGTCCGCCATGGACAACAGGCCCCTGAAGTGGGACGAGTTCCTGGAACGGATCGGCCAGACGGTCTACCTCTCCGCAACCCCGGGCAAGTACGAACTCGGTAAGGCTGATGGCTACGTCCAGCAGATCATTCGCCCCACGGGGCTCATCGATCCCGAGGTAGTGGTCAAGCCCACCAAGGGCCAGATCGACGACTTGCTGGGCGAGATCAGGACCCGCACCGAAAAGAACGAACGCGTCCTGGTGACCACCCTGACGAAGCGGATGGCGGAGGACCTTACCGACTACCTGGTGGGCCACGGCGTCAAGGTGGAATACCTCCACTCCGACGTTGACACCCTGCGGCGCGTCGAACTGCTCCGCGAACTCCGCATGGGGGTCTTCGATGTACTGGTGGGCATCAACCTGCTCCGTGAAGGCCTCGACCTGCCCGAAGTCTCCCTGGTCAGCATCCTGGACGCTGACAAAGAAGGCTTCCTGCGTTCCTCGACGTCCTTGATCCAGACCATTGGACGTGCTGCGCGTAACGTTTCCGGGCAGGTGCACATGTACGCCGACCGGATTACGGACTCCATGGCCCACGCCATCGAGGAGACCAACCGTCGCCGTGCCATCCAGGTCCAGTACAACACCGACCACGGCATCGACCCCCAGCCGCTCCGCAAGAAGATTGCCGATATCACCGATCAGCTGGCCAAGGAAGATGCCGACACCCAGGAGCTGCTGAACAACAACCGGCTGGCCAAGGGTGCCAAGCGGGGTAAGTCCGCCGCCAAGGGTGCCGCGACGGTCCGGCAGGACGGGCTTGCTGCAGCTCCTGCTGAGGACCTTGTGGGACTCATTGAGCAGCTCACGGAGCAGATGCACGGGGCCGCGGCCGAGTTGCAGTTCGAAGTGGCTGCCAGGATCCGTGACGAGGTCAAGGAGTTGAAGCGCGAATTGAGGCAGATGCAGACCGCAGGCCACGCCTAAGGTAAGGTTGGAGGCACGTAGGGGAGTATCCCAAGCGCTAAGTCCGTCAGCACGCAAGGCATGGTTGCCTCGCCGGGCCTAGCGGGTCGCCATGTCAGAGCATTGAGTCTCCAGGCGGCCGGAGAGACTTACACCGCTTTCACGTACCCTGCGAAAGGCCCTTAAATGGAGCTCCCTGTCTGGTTCGAGGTCGGCTCGTTCGTCGTCCTCGGAATTATTCTGCTGATTGACCTCCTGCTGGTCGTCAAGCGCCCCCACGAACCCTCAATGAAGGAAGCCGGCCTCTGGGTCGCTTTCTATGTGGCTTTGGCCATGGTGTTCGCCGGAGCAATGTTCTACTTCACCGGTCCGGAGTACGGCAGCCAGTTCGTCGCGGGTTGGGTTACCGAGTACAGCCTGAGCATCGACAACCTGTTTGTCTTCATCATCATCATGGCCCGGTTCGCGGTGCCCCGTAAGTACCAGCAGGAAGTGCTGATGGTGGGTATCATCATCGCGCTGGTCCTTCGCGGAATCTTCATTGCCCTCGGTGCCGTCGTTATCGAGCAGTTCAGCTGGGTCTTCTACATCTTTGGCGCGTTCCTGCTCTGGACCGCCTGGAAGCAGGCCAAGGACTCCGGTGAAGACGAGGAAGAAGGCGCCGAGAACCCGCTTATTGCGCGTCTGCGCAAGGTCCTGCCCATGTCCGAGAAGTTCGACGGCGGCAAGTTGCGGACCACTGTTAACGGCAAGAAGGTCTTCACCCCCATGCTGATCGTCTTCGTGACCATCGGCCTGACAGACCTCCTGTTTGCTGTCGACTCCATCCCGGCGATCTTCGGGCTCACCCAGAGCGCCTTCATCGTGTTTACCGCAAACATCTTCGCGTTGATGGGCCTGCGTCAGCTGTACTTCCTGCTCGGCGGCCTGATGACGCGGCTGGTCTACCTGAAGCACGCACTTTCAGTGATCCTGGCGTTCATTGGCGTGAAGCTGGTCCTCCACGCCATGCACGTCAACGAACTTCCCTTCATCAACGGCGGCCACCACATCGAGTGGGCTCCGGAGATCCCCACCTACGTATCGCTCGCGGTCATCGTCGGAACCATCATTGTGGCCGTCGTCGCCAGCCTCCTGAGCCCGGCAGCACGCAAGGCGCAGCTGGATGCCAGGCTGGAAGAGGACGCACGAAAGAGCCTGAGCGAAGCCGAGTAACCGGCTTGGATCGTTGTAGTCTCATGAAGTGAACACCCCTTCGACGACGGCGCTGGACCCTCAACGGGTCCAGCGCCGTTCCGTTTTCCTCCTCAGCTCTGCCCAACTCCTCAGCGGAGTCGGCAATGGAGCCACGTTGTCCATTGGTTCTTTGCTGGCCGTGGACCTGTCCGGTTCCGAAGCCTGGGCGGGCTCGATCACCACGGTGCTGACCTTGTCCGCAGCGATCGCAGCCTTACCGTTGGCGCGGTTGGCCGAGTCGCGCGGCCGCCGGGTAGGTCTCGTGACTGGTCTGGTGGCAGCCATGGCCGGTGCGCTCCTCATCATCCTTTCGGTGATGAGCCAGTTGTTCGTTGTCTTGTTGTTGGGCGCGGCCTTCCTTGGCCTCGGTACTGCAGCGAACCTCCAGGCGAGATTCGCCGCCGTCGACCTTGCTGAACCCGAACGCCGTGGCCGGTCACTCTCAACGGTGGTCTGGGCGATCACTATCGGGGCGGTCGCAGGGCCGAACCTGATTCAGCCTGGCGCTGCGGTCGGAGCGGCCCTGGGCCTGCCACCGATCGCTGGACCGTTCGTGTTTTCCGCCGCGGGGCTGCTGCTGGCGGCCATACTGCTTTTCGTCGGTTTGCGGCCCGACCCATTGCTGCTGGCC
This Paenarthrobacter sp. GOM3 DNA region includes the following protein-coding sequences:
- a CDS encoding TerC family protein, with the protein product MELPVWFEVGSFVVLGIILLIDLLLVVKRPHEPSMKEAGLWVAFYVALAMVFAGAMFYFTGPEYGSQFVAGWVTEYSLSIDNLFVFIIIMARFAVPRKYQQEVLMVGIIIALVLRGIFIALGAVVIEQFSWVFYIFGAFLLWTAWKQAKDSGEDEEEGAENPLIARLRKVLPMSEKFDGGKLRTTVNGKKVFTPMLIVFVTIGLTDLLFAVDSIPAIFGLTQSAFIVFTANIFALMGLRQLYFLLGGLMTRLVYLKHALSVILAFIGVKLVLHAMHVNELPFINGGHHIEWAPEIPTYVSLAVIVGTIIVAVVASLLSPAARKAQLDARLEEDARKSLSEAE